From Halanaeroarchaeum sulfurireducens, a single genomic window includes:
- a CDS encoding magnesium transporter, translating into MDVREVIVESYREGFSPVVASAIGGLLAGVILGSMQDQLSALPGLLVLVPALLATRGNVYGAFASRIASGLHQGLVEPRIRPDERLRAAAVAAMSNNLLASGIAAVLTVAILRMLGRPVAGLPTLVGIAVLAAFLAGLALSVVVVVVMMLGYRRGIDPDTLVGPLVTTTGDVIGISFLLVAVDLALALGGT; encoded by the coding sequence ATGGACGTTCGCGAGGTTATCGTGGAGAGCTACCGCGAGGGTTTCTCGCCGGTGGTCGCGAGTGCGATCGGCGGCCTGCTTGCCGGGGTGATTCTGGGCAGCATGCAGGATCAGCTCTCCGCCCTCCCCGGTCTGCTCGTCCTCGTCCCCGCGCTATTGGCCACCCGGGGGAACGTCTACGGGGCGTTCGCCTCCCGGATCGCCTCCGGCCTCCACCAGGGGCTCGTCGAGCCACGGATTCGGCCCGACGAGCGACTGCGCGCCGCGGCGGTGGCGGCGATGTCCAACAACCTCCTCGCGAGCGGGATCGCCGCCGTGCTCACCGTGGCCATCCTCCGTATGCTCGGTCGGCCTGTCGCCGGGCTCCCCACGCTGGTCGGCATCGCCGTCCTCGCCGCCTTCCTCGCCGGGCTCGCCCTGTCAGTCGTCGTGGTCGTCGTCATGATGCTCGGGTACAGGCGTGGAATCGATCCCGACACGCTGGTCGGCCCGCTCGTGACGACGACGGGCGACGTCATCGGCATCTCGTTTTTGCTCGTGGCCGTCGACCTCGCACTCGCGCTGGGGGGAACGTAG
- a CDS encoding magnesium transporter, whose translation MLGGPTTQRWTVRGILRATLPVLLVLTVVAVGSGLVLGGFEEALYEHPSLLVLVPVTIGTAGSLGSLLASRLSTAFHLGTLSFSLDDEHLLGHTIATILLALSAFPAVGVGAWAIVSALGTRDLALTTVLAIATGSGAALAVLTVAVTLATTYGAYVLGLDPDDVVIPVVTVTCDVLGVVVLFVMVSLFT comes from the coding sequence ATGCTGGGGGGACCGACCACTCAGCGATGGACCGTCCGCGGCATCCTTCGGGCCACACTGCCCGTCCTGCTCGTGCTCACGGTCGTCGCGGTCGGCTCCGGCCTCGTCCTGGGGGGATTCGAGGAGGCGCTCTACGAACACCCCTCGTTACTCGTCCTGGTACCGGTCACTATTGGGACGGCCGGGAGCCTGGGGAGCCTGCTCGCCAGTCGGCTCTCGACGGCTTTCCACCTGGGCACGCTCTCGTTTTCACTCGACGACGAACACCTCCTCGGCCACACGATCGCAACCATCCTGCTCGCGCTCTCGGCGTTCCCCGCGGTCGGCGTCGGCGCCTGGGCCATCGTCTCCGCACTCGGCACGCGCGACCTGGCGTTGACCACCGTCCTCGCCATCGCCACCGGGAGCGGTGCGGCGCTGGCAGTCCTGACCGTCGCCGTCACCCTGGCCACGACCTACGGTGCCTACGTCCTCGGCCTCGACCCGGACGACGTGGTCATCCCGGTCGTTACCGTCACCTGCGACGTCCTCGGGGTCGTCGTCCTCTTCGTGATGGTGTCGCTTTTTACCTGA
- a CDS encoding coaE operon protein codes for MTAYQADVRLEAPINPTEEESRVVETITTLFPESEVATSADRVTATTHDLSHFRKRLFEQRILDTARSEFFANHGPNGFSFELKKQAARNDVVNFAVGSPDELGDVEVAVTVHDPDVESFIDYLAPSTDGGEPPEYPGE; via the coding sequence ATGACTGCCTATCAGGCCGACGTCCGCCTGGAAGCCCCGATCAACCCGACGGAGGAAGAATCCCGGGTGGTGGAGACCATAACGACGCTGTTCCCTGAGAGTGAGGTCGCCACCAGCGCGGACCGGGTCACGGCAACGACCCACGACCTCTCGCATTTCCGAAAACGGCTCTTCGAACAGCGTATCCTGGATACGGCCCGCTCGGAGTTCTTCGCGAACCACGGGCCGAACGGCTTCTCCTTCGAACTCAAAAAGCAGGCTGCCCGGAACGACGTCGTCAACTTCGCGGTGGGCAGCCCCGACGAACTGGGCGACGTGGAGGTAGCCGTGACTGTCCACGACCCCGACGTCGAATCGTTCATCGACTACCTGGCGCCGTCGACCGACGGGGGCGAACCGCCCGAGTACCCAGGCGAGTAA
- a CDS encoding AAA family ATPase — MQVIGIVGLPGSGKSEAAAVAREMDIPVVTMGDVVRAETEDRGLDPATDHGAVAQAMREENGPAAIADRSLPIIESRLAEAGTVLVDGIRAGAEVEVFEEAFGEDLTVVEIYAPFDLREGRLSDRGRDTAAEDGGESLAERDERELGFGMDAAIDAADVRIENTGSLEAFRDRVRTLLEEESDP; from the coding sequence ATGCAGGTTATCGGTATCGTCGGACTGCCGGGAAGCGGGAAGAGTGAGGCCGCGGCGGTGGCTCGCGAGATGGACATCCCGGTCGTCACGATGGGTGACGTGGTGCGCGCCGAGACCGAGGACCGAGGGCTCGACCCCGCCACCGACCACGGAGCGGTGGCCCAGGCGATGCGGGAGGAGAACGGACCGGCGGCCATTGCCGATCGGTCGCTTCCCATCATCGAGTCGCGGCTGGCCGAGGCCGGGACCGTCCTCGTCGACGGTATTCGCGCCGGCGCCGAGGTCGAGGTCTTCGAGGAGGCCTTCGGCGAGGACCTCACAGTGGTCGAAATCTACGCCCCCTTCGACCTTCGCGAGGGGCGCCTGTCCGACCGGGGCCGCGATACCGCCGCCGAGGATGGCGGTGAGTCACTGGCCGAACGCGACGAGCGCGAACTCGGTTTCGGCATGGACGCGGCCATCGACGCTGCCGACGTGAGAATCGAGAACACCGGCTCCCTCGAAGCGTTTCGCGACCGCGTTCGCACCCTTCTCGAGGAGGAGAGCGATCCATGA
- a CDS encoding AAA family ATPase, whose product MSIESDALNLVVAANRQPNRADAAGVQRAVMRRLNVAPGEYVAVEGSDRTVASVSRASVDADGVALGSAVRENAAVDPGDRVTVAKATVEPADQVTVAPTRAVDVREGEVPLARTLAGRPVSSGDTVEASLLDGSLSIPLVVTDTLPNGPVVITEQTTVVSREDPARDEGPTAVTIGDVGGLSSAIEALRQAVVEPLTAPERFERLGGTPVGGVLLTGPAGSGKTLLARAIATEIDAHVVWLDSADVAAMRSADVGEECSRVRREARANAPTLVVLDELDAIVPADAGSSDRGRRIAAHVRSLVDALAAESDVAVLATARKGSDVDPSLRRGRRLERDINLGVPSRVERREMLAVRTRDVPIGRDVDLDAVAGQTHGFVGADLAALVSEAVLAAARRDGGKAVTRTDFEHALSVAEPSAMRDHHVDVPAVTYDDIGGLEEAKRALARSVEWPMRYPDRFEALDATPPRGILLYGPPGTGKTMLAKAVAHATDANFISVKGPEILDKWVGESERAIRDIFETARQHAPSVVFFDEVDAISPRRGDEGGTRVVERVVSQLLTEMDGLEPLDDVVVIGATNRPDVIDPALVRTGRFEKLVEVGLPDHDARRDIFGVHTASVPTDGVDMDVLAAETAGYTGSDIEAVVREASLLAVEASVEGDRSGEPRVTATDFARALAAVDPAAVDPAGRSSPEE is encoded by the coding sequence ATGAGCATCGAGAGTGACGCCCTGAACCTCGTGGTTGCGGCCAACCGACAGCCCAACAGGGCGGACGCGGCCGGCGTCCAGCGAGCGGTCATGCGTCGGCTGAACGTGGCCCCAGGCGAGTACGTTGCCGTCGAGGGCAGCGACCGGACGGTGGCCTCGGTCTCCCGGGCCAGCGTCGACGCTGACGGCGTCGCCCTGGGATCGGCGGTCCGGGAGAACGCGGCCGTCGATCCCGGAGACCGGGTCACGGTGGCGAAGGCGACCGTGGAGCCGGCCGACCAGGTGACGGTCGCACCGACGCGGGCGGTGGACGTGCGCGAGGGGGAAGTCCCGCTCGCGCGGACCCTCGCGGGCCGACCTGTCTCTTCCGGTGACACAGTCGAGGCGTCGTTGCTGGATGGGTCGCTATCGATCCCGCTCGTCGTTACGGACACGCTGCCGAACGGGCCCGTCGTGATCACCGAGCAAACCACCGTCGTATCGCGGGAGGATCCGGCTCGTGACGAGGGGCCCACGGCAGTCACTATCGGGGACGTCGGCGGCTTGTCGTCGGCCATCGAAGCGCTCCGGCAGGCCGTCGTGGAGCCGCTGACGGCGCCCGAGCGATTCGAGCGCCTGGGCGGAACGCCCGTCGGTGGCGTGCTCCTCACCGGTCCCGCGGGGAGTGGGAAGACCCTCCTCGCCCGGGCGATCGCGACGGAGATCGACGCCCACGTCGTCTGGCTCGACAGCGCGGACGTCGCCGCAATGCGTTCTGCCGACGTCGGCGAGGAGTGCTCGCGTGTGCGGCGGGAGGCCCGCGCCAACGCGCCCACGCTGGTGGTCCTCGACGAACTCGACGCGATCGTCCCCGCGGACGCCGGGTCCTCGGATCGCGGGCGGCGGATCGCCGCGCACGTCCGATCGCTCGTCGACGCGCTTGCCGCCGAGTCCGACGTGGCCGTCCTCGCGACGGCACGGAAGGGCAGCGACGTCGACCCGTCGCTGCGGCGCGGCCGGCGACTCGAACGCGACATCAACCTCGGCGTCCCATCGCGGGTGGAGCGCCGGGAGATGCTCGCCGTCCGAACTCGCGACGTTCCGATCGGGCGCGACGTCGACCTCGACGCCGTGGCGGGGCAAACGCATGGCTTCGTCGGCGCGGACCTCGCTGCCCTGGTCTCGGAGGCGGTCCTCGCTGCCGCTCGGCGGGACGGCGGGAAGGCGGTGACACGCACGGACTTCGAGCACGCCCTGTCGGTCGCCGAACCGAGCGCGATGCGCGACCACCACGTGGACGTGCCGGCGGTCACCTACGACGACATCGGCGGCCTCGAGGAGGCCAAGCGCGCACTCGCCCGGAGCGTGGAGTGGCCGATGCGCTATCCCGACCGCTTCGAGGCCCTGGACGCGACGCCGCCCCGCGGGATCCTGCTCTACGGACCGCCGGGGACGGGCAAGACCATGCTCGCGAAAGCCGTCGCCCACGCCACCGATGCGAATTTCATCTCAGTGAAGGGGCCGGAGATCCTCGACAAGTGGGTGGGGGAGAGCGAGCGGGCGATCCGCGACATCTTCGAGACGGCCCGCCAGCACGCACCCAGCGTCGTGTTCTTCGACGAGGTGGACGCCATCTCACCGCGACGGGGTGACGAGGGCGGCACCCGCGTCGTCGAGCGCGTCGTCTCACAGTTGCTCACCGAGATGGACGGCCTCGAACCGCTGGACGACGTGGTCGTCATCGGGGCGACCAACCGCCCGGACGTCATCGACCCCGCGCTAGTTCGGACCGGACGCTTCGAGAAACTCGTGGAGGTCGGCCTCCCGGACCACGACGCCCGCCGGGACATTTTCGGCGTCCACACGGCCTCGGTGCCGACCGACGGCGTGGATATGGACGTGCTCGCCGCCGAAACCGCCGGTTACACCGGAAGCGATATCGAGGCAGTTGTGCGGGAGGCGAGCCTGCTCGCCGTCGAAGCGTCCGTCGAGGGCGACCGATCGGGCGAACCGCGGGTGACGGCCACGGACTTCGCCCGCGCCCTCGCCGCGGTCGACCCCGCCGCCGTCGACCCCGCGGGTAGGTCGTCACCGGAGGAGTGA
- a CDS encoding IucA/IucC family protein codes for MMRPRTTPEWNAFGAATRYAQTHDLSEPAEAAYLEALDEARRDILRRLVRGVIRGDPTGLPSPELVPPVRARIADAIPDVDDVEIPWEVTRAETYGSVAVLPLPPTNKTLLGPIKTTHGFDRHRIGDDSWLVGHTRVDRIDHPVSLLDLLDRAGAFVDDGQAARFRVEVAESVANLALARLADAVLGERLDPSSPVLRRVANGNAAADRPAALERIVTDGHPFHPAGKIRKGMSAADGLAYAPEFTDRIDLRFVAIDSTVARETRSRGRKRLTDRLFETFGGLEEAASDELPPDRPIDRFAVVPVHPWQFHHTILDRYEADRRTGRVVPLSYTHPATPLLNLRTVVPHDTDRLSDDPPHIKLAIDVQTTNVVRTLSPNAVTNGPQVTDALEAIASRESFDHLGFLPETAATCYYQPGGPHTEGHHFDDARHLSGMVRMNPAHHPFVGTDAVAVPAASLIASVPGTDRPLVCDLVSEYTATDGDGPDPRSFFEAYVDVVVPEQLLLLSKYGIALESHLQNAVVVFDEARPVAALIRDFGGVRVLDDRLAPHGLDVSVDPYPNSDIDADGEKDLYGKLYYALFQNHLAELLATLAHECDMDEAAGWDAVAHTARGTFDAIRAAHDVPADRVNRDEAALFEPSMQHKALTAMRLRGKRHEYVTSRVSNPLAREDR; via the coding sequence ATGATGCGACCACGAACGACCCCAGAGTGGAACGCGTTCGGCGCAGCGACCAGATACGCGCAGACACACGACCTGTCGGAACCGGCCGAAGCAGCGTACCTCGAGGCGTTGGACGAGGCACGGCGAGACATTCTCAGGCGTCTCGTCCGCGGCGTGATTCGCGGCGATCCGACCGGGTTGCCGAGTCCTGAACTCGTACCCCCGGTGAGGGCTCGGATCGCAGACGCGATTCCGGATGTCGATGACGTCGAAATCCCTTGGGAAGTGACCCGTGCAGAGACGTATGGGTCGGTCGCCGTCCTTCCACTGCCACCTACGAACAAGACCCTCCTCGGGCCCATCAAGACGACCCACGGATTCGACCGCCATCGGATCGGAGACGATAGCTGGCTTGTCGGACACACCCGTGTCGACCGCATCGACCACCCGGTTTCACTTCTCGACCTCCTGGACCGGGCCGGAGCCTTCGTGGACGATGGTCAGGCAGCCCGATTCCGAGTGGAGGTGGCGGAGAGCGTGGCGAATCTCGCGTTGGCGAGGCTCGCCGACGCCGTCCTCGGTGAGCGTCTCGATCCGTCGTCGCCGGTGCTCCGGAGAGTTGCGAACGGGAACGCTGCAGCCGACCGGCCCGCGGCACTCGAGCGAATCGTCACTGATGGCCATCCCTTCCACCCGGCCGGGAAGATCCGGAAGGGCATGTCCGCCGCCGACGGCCTCGCGTATGCCCCCGAGTTCACCGATCGGATCGACCTGCGATTCGTCGCGATCGATAGCACCGTGGCCCGCGAGACCCGATCGAGGGGACGCAAACGACTGACCGACCGCCTCTTCGAGACCTTCGGCGGTCTCGAGGAGGCTGCTAGCGACGAACTACCGCCCGACAGGCCGATCGATCGATTCGCGGTCGTTCCCGTGCATCCCTGGCAGTTCCACCACACAATCCTCGACCGGTACGAGGCGGATCGCCGTACGGGCCGCGTGGTTCCGCTCTCGTACACACACCCGGCGACGCCCCTTTTGAATCTCCGGACTGTCGTCCCCCACGACACCGATCGCCTCTCAGACGATCCGCCGCACATCAAACTCGCCATCGACGTGCAGACGACCAACGTCGTCAGAACGCTCTCTCCCAATGCGGTGACGAACGGACCGCAGGTGACGGATGCCCTCGAGGCGATCGCGTCGCGAGAATCCTTCGACCACCTCGGGTTCTTGCCCGAAACTGCCGCGACGTGTTACTACCAGCCCGGCGGTCCACACACCGAGGGCCACCACTTCGACGATGCCCGACACCTCTCGGGAATGGTTCGGATGAACCCCGCACACCATCCATTCGTCGGCACCGACGCCGTCGCGGTCCCGGCGGCGAGTCTCATCGCGTCCGTTCCTGGAACCGATCGGCCACTCGTCTGTGACCTGGTTTCGGAGTACACGGCCACCGATGGGGACGGGCCGGACCCCCGATCGTTCTTCGAGGCGTACGTCGATGTCGTCGTCCCGGAGCAACTGCTGCTTCTCAGCAAGTACGGCATCGCCCTCGAGAGCCACCTCCAGAACGCCGTCGTGGTCTTCGATGAGGCACGTCCCGTCGCGGCACTCATCCGAGACTTCGGCGGTGTTCGCGTCCTCGACGACCGGCTGGCTCCCCACGGCCTCGACGTCTCGGTCGATCCGTACCCCAACTCGGATATCGACGCCGACGGAGAGAAAGATCTGTACGGGAAGCTCTACTACGCGCTGTTCCAGAATCACCTCGCCGAGCTGCTCGCCACGCTCGCACACGAGTGTGACATGGACGAGGCGGCGGGATGGGACGCCGTTGCTCACACGGCCCGTGGGACCTTCGATGCGATTAGAGCAGCCCACGACGTCCCGGCCGACCGAGTGAATCGCGACGAGGCCGCGCTCTTCGAACCGAGCATGCAACACAAGGCGCTAACGGCGATGCGTCTGCGGGGAAAACGACACGAGTACGTGACGAGTCGGGTGTCCAATCCACTCGCCCGCGAGGATCGGTGA
- a CDS encoding aminopeptidase, whose amino-acid sequence MDPRIRRHADVLVDHSTAIEPGDRVVVSVPPAAEDLAVAIYERLGEIGARPVMLFGGTTIGSSRAARGYLRSSGADELPDLDHIERLYDETDAIIRARARENATELGDVDPATNAALSRAAEAARAEMLDSRWVLTQFPTPADAQLAGMSTEAYENFVWDAIDQDWEAQRAFQEQLVDRLNEGETVRIVSGETTDVTMSIAGNIAINDYGRNNMPAGEVFTAPVVDSVEGTVLFDKPLYHQGREVENAFLEFEGGEVVDHAADTNEETLGEVLDTDEGSRHLGELGIGTNRDIDRFTYNMLFDEKMGDTVHMAVGMAYDECVGDDNAVNESATHVDMIVDMAEHSRIEVDGEVIQRNGTFWFEDGFEG is encoded by the coding sequence ATGGACCCACGAATCCGTCGACACGCCGACGTCCTCGTCGACCACTCGACTGCGATCGAGCCGGGCGACCGCGTGGTCGTCAGCGTCCCACCAGCCGCCGAGGACCTGGCGGTCGCCATCTACGAGCGCCTGGGCGAGATCGGCGCCCGACCCGTCATGCTGTTCGGCGGGACGACCATCGGCAGCTCCCGCGCCGCCCGCGGGTACCTCCGCTCGTCGGGCGCCGACGAGCTGCCAGACCTCGACCATATCGAACGCCTCTATGATGAGACTGACGCGATCATCCGGGCTCGCGCCCGCGAGAACGCCACCGAACTGGGCGACGTGGATCCGGCGACGAACGCCGCCCTCAGCCGCGCCGCCGAGGCCGCCCGAGCGGAGATGCTCGACTCGCGCTGGGTGCTCACCCAGTTCCCGACGCCTGCCGACGCCCAGCTCGCCGGAATGAGTACCGAAGCCTACGAGAACTTCGTCTGGGACGCCATCGACCAGGACTGGGAAGCCCAGCGCGCGTTCCAGGAGCAGCTCGTCGACCGGCTGAACGAGGGCGAGACAGTTCGGATCGTGAGCGGCGAGACCACCGACGTCACGATGTCCATCGCGGGCAACATCGCGATCAACGATTACGGCCGCAACAATATGCCCGCGGGCGAGGTCTTCACGGCTCCGGTCGTCGACTCGGTGGAGGGGACCGTCCTCTTCGACAAGCCCCTGTACCACCAGGGGCGCGAGGTGGAGAACGCGTTTCTCGAGTTCGAGGGCGGTGAGGTCGTCGACCATGCGGCCGACACGAACGAGGAGACGCTCGGCGAGGTGCTCGACACTGACGAGGGATCGCGCCATCTCGGGGAACTCGGCATCGGCACCAATCGCGACATCGATCGGTTCACCTACAACATGCTCTTCGACGAAAAGATGGGCGACACCGTCCACATGGCCGTCGGTATGGCCTACGACGAGTGCGTCGGCGATGACAACGCGGTCAACGAGAGTGCGACCCACGTCGACATGATCGTGGACATGGCAGAGCACTCCCGCATCGAGGTCGACGGGGAGGTCATTCAGCGCAACGGCACCTTCTGGTTCGAGGACGGTTTCGAGGGATAG
- a CDS encoding threonine aldolase family protein, translating to MIDLRSDTVTLPSDEMRAAAADAEVGDDVYGMDPTVTELETRAAEIVDMEAAMFVPSGTMGNQIAARVHTERGQEALVERESHVVRWELGGFAQLSELQIRTVDGGPRGIPTPEQVREEYVEKTLHRPGTGLLSLENSHNYRGGVAIAPEKIAAAAEAAHDRAVPVHLDGARIFNAAMARDVDVTAFTEHVDSVMFCLSKGLGAPVGSILAGDTDFIREGRRVRKLLGGGMRQAGMIAGPGLVALENREHLADDHANAKRLAGGLKEIDGLAVQEPETNILMVDTENTGMTASEFLERLEDEGVYGIPREGTVLRFTTNWNVDADDIDDAIERIADLLDS from the coding sequence ATGATCGACCTGCGAAGCGACACCGTGACGCTGCCGAGCGACGAGATGCGCGCGGCGGCGGCCGACGCCGAGGTCGGCGACGACGTCTACGGGATGGACCCCACGGTCACCGAACTCGAGACGCGTGCGGCGGAGATCGTGGACATGGAGGCCGCCATGTTCGTTCCCTCCGGAACGATGGGCAACCAGATCGCCGCCCGCGTCCACACCGAGCGGGGTCAGGAGGCGCTCGTCGAGCGGGAAAGCCACGTCGTCCGGTGGGAACTGGGCGGGTTCGCACAGCTCAGCGAATTGCAGATCCGGACCGTCGACGGCGGTCCGCGAGGAATCCCCACCCCCGAGCAGGTTCGTGAGGAATACGTCGAAAAGACACTCCACCGCCCCGGAACCGGGCTGCTCTCCCTGGAAAACAGCCACAACTACCGGGGCGGGGTCGCCATCGCACCCGAAAAGATCGCCGCGGCTGCCGAGGCAGCCCACGACCGCGCCGTCCCCGTCCACCTCGACGGAGCGCGCATCTTCAACGCAGCGATGGCCCGGGATGTCGACGTGACGGCGTTCACAGAGCACGTCGATTCGGTCATGTTCTGCCTCTCGAAGGGGCTCGGTGCCCCCGTCGGATCGATCCTGGCAGGCGATACGGACTTCATCAGAGAGGGGCGACGCGTCCGCAAACTGCTGGGCGGCGGGATGCGCCAGGCCGGGATGATCGCGGGGCCCGGGCTCGTCGCGCTCGAGAACCGCGAGCACCTCGCCGATGACCACGCGAACGCGAAACGGCTGGCCGGGGGACTGAAGGAGATCGATGGCCTCGCCGTCCAGGAGCCCGAGACGAACATCCTCATGGTAGACACCGAGAACACCGGGATGACGGCCTCGGAGTTCTTAGAGCGCCTCGAGGACGAGGGCGTCTACGGCATCCCGCGCGAGGGAACGGTCCTGCGATTCACCACCAACTGGAACGTGGACGCCGACGACATCGACGACGCCATCGAACGGATCGCCGACCTCCTCGACTCGTAA
- a CDS encoding DUF7859 family protein, with protein sequence MIGFDFAYFFLLAALLLFFFFIFLMIRRTLVGFREGVDRQKD encoded by the coding sequence ATGATCGGGTTCGACTTCGCGTATTTCTTCCTCCTCGCGGCGCTACTCCTGTTTTTCTTCTTCATCTTCCTCATGATACGGCGGACTCTCGTCGGCTTCCGCGAGGGCGTCGACCGCCAGAAGGATTGA
- a CDS encoding ArsR/SmtB family transcription factor: MTGLLPSSSEPELPDGEPRVIGVDDEDADAVLAALSSETARTLFATIHEEPATPSELADHTETSLQNAQYHLEKLDDANLIDVVDTRYSEKGREMSVYGPSGAPVVLFAGGEETEGDVRSALASLLGGIGVLGVASLAVQAIVEGGVAPSAGGDGAAVTTSTGDAEAFAVQEAATTTVADTTAAQPGAAGIPPGLLFFVGGALVLALAAVWWYVRR; encoded by the coding sequence ATGACCGGCCTGTTGCCCTCCAGTTCGGAGCCGGAGCTCCCCGACGGGGAACCCCGCGTCATCGGCGTCGACGACGAAGACGCCGACGCCGTCCTCGCGGCGCTCTCCTCGGAGACCGCCCGAACGCTGTTCGCGACCATCCACGAGGAGCCCGCCACCCCCTCCGAACTCGCCGACCACACCGAGACGTCCCTGCAGAACGCCCAGTACCACCTGGAAAAACTCGACGACGCGAACCTCATCGACGTCGTCGACACCCGCTACTCGGAGAAGGGGCGTGAGATGAGCGTCTACGGCCCCAGCGGCGCCCCAGTCGTCCTCTTCGCCGGCGGCGAGGAGACAGAGGGCGACGTGCGGTCGGCGCTCGCGAGTTTGCTCGGCGGCATCGGTGTACTCGGGGTGGCGAGCCTGGCCGTCCAGGCGATCGTCGAGGGGGGCGTCGCCCCATCCGCAGGCGGTGACGGGGCGGCGGTCACCACGTCGACGGGCGACGCCGAGGCCTTCGCCGTTCAGGAGGCGGCCACGACGACCGTCGCGGACACGACCGCTGCTCAGCCGGGGGCCGCCGGGATCCCTCCGGGCTTGCTGTTCTTCGTCGGCGGCGCACTCGTGCTTGCGCTGGCCGCCGTCTGGTGGTACGTCCGCCGGTGA
- a CDS encoding metallophosphoesterase, with protein MITVLSDTHASGEYDLDGALARAVRQADTVVHAGDFTTEAALDAIQEEADRLLAVHGNADDATVTERLPPARVFEENGVRFAVTHTQRGGEMGLVYFARERDADVVISGHTHRPRVTREEGVLLINPGSHEEPRGGHRTYAELSVENGAVEGAIRTVDGTAVQSIAPEGQSASGTGQ; from the coding sequence ATGATCACGGTCCTCTCGGACACCCACGCGTCCGGCGAGTACGACCTCGACGGAGCCCTGGCACGAGCGGTTCGGCAGGCGGATACCGTCGTCCACGCCGGCGACTTCACGACCGAGGCCGCCCTCGACGCCATCCAGGAGGAGGCGGATCGGTTGCTCGCGGTCCACGGCAACGCTGACGATGCAACCGTCACGGAGCGGTTGCCACCGGCGCGGGTCTTCGAGGAAAACGGCGTCCGGTTCGCGGTCACCCACACCCAGCGGGGCGGGGAGATGGGGCTCGTGTACTTCGCCAGGGAGCGTGACGCCGACGTCGTCATCTCGGGGCACACCCACCGTCCACGCGTCACACGCGAGGAGGGCGTTCTCCTGATCAACCCGGGCAGCCACGAGGAGCCGCGCGGCGGCCATCGGACCTATGCGGAACTGTCCGTCGAGAACGGAGCCGTAGAGGGTGCGATCCGCACCGTCGACGGGACGGCGGTGCAGTCGATCGCTCCGGAGGGCCAGTCGGCCAGTGGGACCGGGCAGTAG
- a CDS encoding cation diffusion facilitator family transporter — protein MASSKSVVLAALFANGAIAVLKFLGFLLTGSPAMLSETYHSISDTGNQIFLLVGLRYGERGATRAHPFGYGKAQFFYSFLVSVMLFGIAGWESANHGYHAIVEGQSAALAGTITLASVTVPAVYVNYVVLLGGMAFEGYAFKKAYRAMVVDIRRHDWSGFREAFRKTSNVTTLTAFTEDAIALTGLTLAFLGVLGTQITGNHLFDATAAFLIGLMLMGFAVALAWETKRLLLGESLPEIEERALRRIVADWDGVTGVVDFRTVYFGPEEVIVTADIEFEPDFDTESMDEVITAIEDEIRDSNPSVSKVYIEPEF, from the coding sequence ATGGCAAGTAGCAAGTCGGTCGTCCTCGCCGCCCTCTTCGCGAACGGGGCGATTGCCGTCCTGAAGTTTCTTGGCTTTCTGCTGACCGGGAGCCCGGCGATGCTCTCGGAGACCTACCACTCCATCTCCGATACGGGCAACCAGATCTTTTTGCTCGTCGGCCTCCGGTATGGCGAGCGCGGTGCGACGCGTGCCCATCCGTTCGGGTACGGCAAGGCGCAGTTCTTCTACAGCTTTCTCGTGAGCGTGATGCTGTTCGGCATCGCCGGCTGGGAGTCCGCAAATCACGGCTACCACGCAATCGTCGAAGGGCAATCCGCGGCGCTGGCCGGGACGATCACACTTGCGAGCGTCACCGTGCCCGCCGTCTATGTGAACTACGTCGTCCTGCTGGGTGGGATGGCCTTCGAAGGCTACGCATTCAAGAAGGCCTACCGGGCGATGGTCGTCGATATCCGCCGCCACGACTGGTCCGGCTTCCGCGAGGCGTTCCGGAAGACGAGCAACGTCACGACCCTGACGGCGTTCACGGAGGACGCCATCGCGTTGACGGGACTCACGCTCGCGTTCCTCGGCGTGCTGGGGACCCAGATCACCGGCAATCACCTGTTCGACGCGACCGCCGCATTCCTCATCGGCCTCATGTTGATGGGGTTCGCGGTCGCGCTGGCCTGGGAGACAAAGCGCCTGTTGCTGGGCGAGAGCCTCCCGGAAATCGAAGAGCGGGCACTCAGGCGAATCGTCGCGGACTGGGATGGAGTCACCGGGGTCGTCGACTTCCGGACGGTCTACTTCGGCCCCGAGGAGGTCATCGTCACCGCCGACATCGAATTCGAACCGGACTTCGATACGGAATCGATGGACGAGGTCATCACGGCTATCGAGGACGAGATTCGCGATTCCAACCCGTCGGTGTCCAAGGTGTACATCGAGCCGGAGTTTTGA